CAGCAAACAGGTGGTGGCCGAGGCGCAGAGCCAGATCAACCGTCCTGATGTCACATTCAGCGGGTTCATTCCGGCCGTGTTCGGCGCTCGCGCGGCCGCGCAGTTCACGAAGCAGACCGGCGTCCGGCTGAAACAGACCGCGCTGACTCCCCGAAACCCCGTCAACGCCCCCGATCCGTTCGAACAGGCCGCTTTGCGGGATTTTGCCGATCCCGCCTATCCGAGAGAAAAGACCATCACCGAAATCACGGCGCGAAGCGGCGCGCTCAGGCTCATGTTTCCGCTCTACGCCACCCGGCATTGTCTGGATTGCCATGGCGAGCCGAAGGGGGAGATCGATAAAACGGGCTATCCCAAGGAAGGGCTTCAGCTCGGCCACAATGCCGGGGCGATCAGCGTGGTGATTCCGGTCAAGAAATGACGTTCGCGCGTCTGCTCGTGATCCTTGGAGGCCTGCTCCTGCTGCCGGCGCGATTCGGCTGGGCGGCGGAGTCCGCGCCGCTGCCGGTCGAACGACCCTCCGGAAGCGGCGCCATCGTCCATTCCGACGGCTATATCCTGACCGCGTACCATGTGGTCGCCGGCGCGCGGCGCATCGTGGTGGTCACATCCGGCGAGTTTCGCGCGCCGGCGTTGATCGTCAGCTCCGATCAGGAGCATGATCTCGCCCTGCTCAAGATCGACACCGTAGGACTCTCGGAAGCGGCGCTGGGCTACGCCGGATCGGTGCGATTGGATCAGGAGGTGATCACGATCGGATTCCCGTTCGGGCTGCGGGACATCTCCGTGACGCGGGGCCGGATCGCGGCCATGCGGACCAAAGGAGTGCGGCGCGTGTTTCAAGTCGATGCCGCGATCAATCCGGGAAACAGCGGAGGGCCGGTCTTCAACCGGCGCGGGGAGATCATCGGCATCCTGACGACCAAATTCAGCCATCCCTCGGGCATCATCCCCGAGGGGATGTCCTTTGCGGTCCCGCTCAGTTATGCCACGCCGTTGCTCGCCAACATCCCCGAGTTTGATTTCAGCGCGATCGGCAAGGGCCGGCGAGAGGCGAAAGCCGACGACAAGAACGGCGACCTTGTCCGTGAGCTGGCGCGCGTGACGGTGCGGATCGAAACGGTGCGCGGCGACCCGCCGGCTCCGGCCGCCGCGGCATCGGCCCGGGCCAAATCTGAAGAGGCCGGCGGCTTGCCCCGTGCCCCGCGTGTTGCGGACGATCGCGCCGCACGGGAGGCAAGTCCGGCTGCGTCGGCGGCCAAGGAGGGCGAGCCTACCGCACCCATCCAACAGAGCGAGATGCAGCGGCCGAAACAGCGCGGGCTGGTCGGACCCGAGGATATGTCGCTGATCCCGGAGGGGGAGTTCCTCATGGGAACGGACGATGGCTTGCCGGATGCGAGGCCGGTCCATCGCGTGCACCTGAGCGCCTATTGGATCGACAAGTACGAAGTCACCAACGCCCGTTACCGCCGGTGTGTAGAAGCGGGGGTCTGCCAGCCGCCCAAGAACCGCGGCCCGTTCGAAGATCCGGCGCGGGACCAATTTCCGGTGACCAGCGTGACCTGGATGCAGGCCCGCACCTATTGCCAGTGGGCCGGCCGGCGCTTGCCTACCGAAGCGGAATGGGAAAAGGCCGCGCGGGGCGTCGATGGCAGACGCTATGCGTGGGGCAACAGCCAGGACCCGATCCTCAACCGGGCGAAGAACGGCGAAAACCAGCCGAACCAGGGCAACCCGCAACCGGTGGGGAGTTTTCAGGAAGGGGCCTCCCCCTATGGAATCCTGGATATGACCGGCAATGTCTGGGAGTGGGTGAAGGATTGGTATGCCGAGGACTTCTATACGGTCGCCCCGCCGCATGATCCCCAGGGGCCGCCGAGGGGCTCATTCCGGGTGCTGCGAGGCGGCGACTGGGCGCAGGGTCCGCTCGAACTCCAGACGAGCTACCGCGGATGGGATGAGATGACCTACTGGGGCCCCACCTTGGGATTCCGCTGCGCCGCCGACGCGCCCTGAGCGCAAGTCTCTATCCTCGCCGCAGTCCGCTGAGAGGCCCCCGAACGCTGCTTCGAAAAGGCCTGAGCGCAGGTGATCATCCGCTGCGAGAGGAGTTGCGGGCAGCGGTGGGAAGGTCGCAGTGCGCTGGAAAATAGAGGACGAATTCGGTTCCGGCTCCTTCCTTGCTCGTGACGTGTAACGTCCCGCCGTTGTCTTCCACCAGTCGTTTCACGTTCGTCAGACCCAATCCGGTCCCGAATTCCTTGGTCGTGAAGAACGGTTCAAAAATGCGTCGCAGGTTGGCCTCGGAGATGCCGAGGCCCGTGTCCGCCACGGTCAATTCGACCGACCCGCTGGCCGCGCGTTTGGTGCCCACCGTCAAGGTTCCTCCGTCGGGCATGGCCTCGCTCGCGTTCATGAATAGATTCACCAAGGCTTCCTTGACCTGATGGGGATCGACCAAGATGAGCGGGAGGTCCGGGGCCAACCGGAGGTCCACCCGGATCCGCTCCTGTCCCCCCTGGGCATTCCACTGGTGCAGCGCCTCGCGGAGCAGCGCGTCCGCCGACACCAGTTCCGGCTCGGGCGGCTTCTGCCGCGCGTACCGGAGAAAGTCGTTGATGCGGTGGGTCAGGCGGTCGACTTCGTCGATCACGTACCGCGCGACTTCTTCCTTCACCGGCTCAGGCCGGTTGCGGTCTAACATAATCTGGGCCGAACTCCTGATGACGCCGAGCGGATTTCTCAGATCGTGCGCGAGCGCGGCCAGCAATTGCCCGACGGATGCGAGCCGTTCGCGCCGGATGAGCTGCTCCTGCTGCTCCCGCACCGTGGACAGGCTCTCCTCCAGCGCCGTCCGCATGGTGTGAAACGACCGTGCCAAGTCCTCGATTTCATCGAGGCTGGCCGCGGCTCCCTGCGTGGCCGGTCGCGCCTCCGCTCTCCCTCCTGCGCCCGGCTGCCCGGCAAACCGCTGCCGCAGTTCTTCCGCTTCCTGCCGGAGCGACGAGATCGGCGCCACGATCCTGCGTCCGACGAAGAAGCCCGAGGAGGCCAGGGCCACCACCAACCCGAAGCCGATCAGGCCGACCGTGATCAACAGGTTGTAAATGGGCGCATAGGTCTCTTCCGGTTGTTGGCGCACGAAGGCAAACCACCTGGTTCCACCCAGGCTCTTGGGTGTCAGGGGGTGGGCGATGCGGACGGGGGCCGAGCCCACGAGGGTTTGGTGCCCGCCGTGCGCGTCATCCTCCGCGACAAACCAGGTCGGTTGGTCGCTCGTGAATTGATTCAACAGGGCCTGGTGAATCAGATGGCTGGTGGGAGGCAGCACCGGGCAGATCAAGGGGGTCCCGTCCGTATCGACGAGCATGCCGTGCCCGGTCTCGCCGACATGAATCGTCAAGACGGTATGCATTAGAGCGCCTCGGCGGATGAGACTGTGCACGACCCCGATCGGACCAGATCCGTCGCGGGACAGGATTGGAGCCGCCACATCGAAGACGTAATCCTGAAAGGCTCCATCCCACTTGAGCGAGCTGACGTAGGCAGCGCCGCCTCCGCCCATGACTTCCTGCCACCAGAGTTGGTCTCGGTTGAAGAGTGGAGCATCGGGGTCGCTGGAGGCGACCGTGACGCCCTCTCGATCGGTCACGGTCACGTCGATGTAATAGCGGGTCTTGGCGACCCACTGTTGCAGGTAGTCGACGGTTTCCTGATGAGAACCGGAAGAGCCGTTGTCGCGCCGGCGGTCCTCGGTCGGCGGCATCCGATCGAGCAGAGATCGAATCTCGTCGCGGCTCTTCCCCTCGTACCGTCGATTGGCGGCCTCGACGTTCCGCCGGATGTGGACCGGCACCAGCGCCAGGCGCTCGGCGCGATCGATCTCGGCGTCCACCGTGGAGGCGAGCCGGAGGGCGGCCGAGCGGGCGATTTCTTGGAAGCCGCT
The DNA window shown above is from Nitrospira tepida and carries:
- a CDS encoding Tll0287-like domain-containing protein encodes the protein MSQMVLRWGMVVWLLGAAAMLAEAAPTRGRDGDGSLTFDALIEAEKTARLLAVLLDSGRAVINENQPLFDSPATSTKGFTPEVFERQLVEVFRSRSGLDLNDLAAARLSAKTARLLRTLVSVSKQVVAEAQSQINRPDVTFSGFIPAVFGARAAAQFTKQTGVRLKQTALTPRNPVNAPDPFEQAALRDFADPAYPREKTITEITARSGALRLMFPLYATRHCLDCHGEPKGEIDKTGYPKEGLQLGHNAGAISVVIPVKK
- a CDS encoding SUMF1/EgtB/PvdO family nonheme iron enzyme is translated as MTFARLLVILGGLLLLPARFGWAAESAPLPVERPSGSGAIVHSDGYILTAYHVVAGARRIVVVTSGEFRAPALIVSSDQEHDLALLKIDTVGLSEAALGYAGSVRLDQEVITIGFPFGLRDISVTRGRIAAMRTKGVRRVFQVDAAINPGNSGGPVFNRRGEIIGILTTKFSHPSGIIPEGMSFAVPLSYATPLLANIPEFDFSAIGKGRREAKADDKNGDLVRELARVTVRIETVRGDPPAPAAAASARAKSEEAGGLPRAPRVADDRAAREASPAASAAKEGEPTAPIQQSEMQRPKQRGLVGPEDMSLIPEGEFLMGTDDGLPDARPVHRVHLSAYWIDKYEVTNARYRRCVEAGVCQPPKNRGPFEDPARDQFPVTSVTWMQARTYCQWAGRRLPTEAEWEKAARGVDGRRYAWGNSQDPILNRAKNGENQPNQGNPQPVGSFQEGASPYGILDMTGNVWEWVKDWYAEDFYTVAPPHDPQGPPRGSFRVLRGGDWAQGPLELQTSYRGWDEMTYWGPTLGFRCAADAP
- a CDS encoding sensor histidine kinase: MTAPARRGGLQRKFFFTLLLVGILPGIAALVATYLYSTHSLKHSIGSGFQEIARSAALRLASTVDAEIDRAERLALVPVHIRRNVEAANRRYEGKSRDEIRSLLDRMPPTEDRRRDNGSSGSHQETVDYLQQWVAKTRYYIDVTVTDREGVTVASSDPDAPLFNRDQLWWQEVMGGGGAAYVSSLKWDGAFQDYVFDVAAPILSRDGSGPIGVVHSLIRRGALMHTVLTIHVGETGHGMLVDTDGTPLICPVLPPTSHLIHQALLNQFTSDQPTWFVAEDDAHGGHQTLVGSAPVRIAHPLTPKSLGGTRWFAFVRQQPEETYAPIYNLLITVGLIGFGLVVALASSGFFVGRRIVAPISSLRQEAEELRQRFAGQPGAGGRAEARPATQGAAASLDEIEDLARSFHTMRTALEESLSTVREQQEQLIRRERLASVGQLLAALAHDLRNPLGVIRSSAQIMLDRNRPEPVKEEVARYVIDEVDRLTHRINDFLRYARQKPPEPELVSADALLREALHQWNAQGGQERIRVDLRLAPDLPLILVDPHQVKEALVNLFMNASEAMPDGGTLTVGTKRAASGSVELTVADTGLGISEANLRRIFEPFFTTKEFGTGLGLTNVKRLVEDNGGTLHVTSKEGAGTEFVLYFPAHCDLPTAARNSSRSG